The sequence GTGGCTGAGGTCATGGATGAAGTACTCGGTAAACTCATGTTAGCAACATATGGTGAATGCAGCTTCGAGTTTGCATTCATCATACATTGCTGCTTCAACCAATAGCTCACGCTGTCGTAAGGTGAGGGAACTTGATCAATGTTATTATGCATGGAAGTTTCTCTTTTATCCGCAGTAGTCAACAGTCCGTTGGAGTTGAGGCGATTGGTGCCATTCTCCATGGGAAGTTTGCCGTTGGCGTTTGCGGATCTTTGCTGCGCATATACCAAGTTTTGGCAAATGAGCCTGTACTGGTCGAAAGCAGCTCCGAATAGATCGGGAACTTCAGGGCGATTCAGCCCTAACTCAACTCTGAGTTTAGCCAGTTCAACTCGGTTTTTGTCCAAATTCTCCGATGTAGGAACATGATTGGTGGCTTTGGTGCTTGTAGCGGGAGAGACTGTCTCGCATTTGGAGCGCGAATTTGGGGGCTCAGCAGGCTCAGCTTTTACCGGAGCATATCCGTTGAAGCTGCCGTCAGAATTAGGAGACACTGAGCTACTTCCTTGACCAGAGCTGCTCCCTGGATCAGAGCTACTGTTAATCTCACCTTTTAAGCTTAGATTAAACGGTTCTTCCAGGGGTTCTTCCAGTTTAATACGTTTGTTGACAGGAAGAATATTACTAGCAGTTTCTGGAGATTCTTCAAGAGCTGACTGGGGGCTGGTACGTACTTGATAGCTGATTTTTTCTTGGTTTTTACACCAACCACGAAGCGTGGACTCGGGCACACCGATGTCTCGGGCCACTGAAGCCTTGCTCTCACCCCCAACGCTCACGCGCTTGATAGCGCTCAATTTCTCTTGCGGAGTCAGCGACCGCAACGGCCGCTTTCCTGCTTTCGCAGCGGACATTTTTATGAATGAAGTTGTTAACAACAGTTTACACAACACTGGGAAGACACGTGGGCCACGGCCAATGAAATGTCCGCGTCCCGGCGCACTGTCCAAAACTTCTCGTACACAGAAAACTTCGCGGTATCTTGTTCGGTGAAGTCGCGACTTCTCATCGACACAGTCGGCGAATGACTGAACCGATATTCCGCGTGTCGACCGGTAAGGGCGAATAGTTTCTTGAGAGTAAACTCGCTGGTCACTTCCTTTGTCCGGCAGATCAATACTCGCGAGACCGGACACGACTGGAGCTATACTGAGCGCAGGACACACAAGGCCAGGGTATAGGTTTGCGTGTCGCGGCTTGACGTGACAACCGCCCTACCACCCGGATACCACCCTCCCCACCCAAGGGAGAAAAAGGCCCTTTGCGCGGAAGACGCGTTTACGCAGCCGAAAACACCGCCGTGGGTCCACCGTCCACGTGCTGCAACAGCTGATGGAGCGCCCCCTCGCACCTCCCACCAGCACCGCAAATTCCACGTCACTCAGTCCGGTGCCAGTGGCGGCGTCTTTTAATGCCCACAAATCTCAATACgtaatggaaataaatagGTATTTTTTCCGGTTTCATAAACGAGCAACAAGTTGTCTCTTTTTCGACGAAATGAGTTTCTTTCCGGGGGTGAATTGAGGAAGTTGGCTGTTGACGATACGTCTGTGtcgaattgaattttgaatattgaaaattgagaaaagGGCTTCCATCAAAACTActactttaaaaaatggggCGATTTTGGAGGAGATATCTGGTAATTATTCACTTTTTGGGGATTTGCGATTCCTAAGAAATTTTTAGTGTCCCAAATACGAGTATAAATTAGTACTGAAcgctaaatattaaaaaatagagcgATTCAACTAAACTTGCTTTATACaaaacttagttttttttcactctacagggtgtcgaaagattttttttaattcgttattaaagatttctttaaattcaatattttaatctgTTATCTGCATCATTAATCTGGATTTGCGCCTCTGTACTTTTCATATTCAGTACACAAATTACAGCTCAATCATGGTTTTTAGCTTGTACCAGtattaatttgtgaaatatgATGGTTTACATATAGGAACATGATTTATTGTTTCAAcgaaaacataaatatttcagcGCATTTCTTAATATACATGATGGTCTATTAAATAAAGTGCATTTTAAACAAGTTTAGTATCGAACGTTAAACTCTTTAAACCGTACAAGGtaaatccatttttcttacatggGGCAAATTCGTGGATCTTTCAAAAACAACATCCAAAATTTCGActtattgtaaatttatatcGCATTGAAACACAGTTTTTTTTAGAGTcgtattttgaacaaaaaaatatgaactttAATGAATATCTGGAAAACGACTAAAGATAGATACAGAAATTATTAAGcagaaattatcaaaa comes from Euwallacea similis isolate ESF13 chromosome 9, ESF131.1, whole genome shotgun sequence and encodes:
- the LOC136410925 gene encoding protein distal antenna-like, translating into MSAAKAGKRPLRSLTPQEKLSAIKRVSVGGESKASVARDIGVPESTLRGWCKNQEKISYQVRTSPQSALEESPETASNILPVNKRIKLEEPLEEPFNLSLKGEINSSSDPGSSSGQGSSSVSPNSDGSFNGYAPVKAEPAEPPNSRSKCETVSPATSTKATNHVPTSENLDKNRVELAKLRVELGLNRPEVPDLFGAAFDQYRLICQNLVYAQQRSANANGKLPMENGTNRLNSNGLLTTADKRETSMHNNIDQVPSPYDSVSYWLKQQCMMNANSKLHSPYVANMSLPSTSSMTSATNTATAAPANAMLADAANNQQLRIWNWYHNSSLQAQLQAQMGSQQQQQQILYQQLTKDGDKTNSENANTKEEKPKSSAKTRSVLDNLLLNNNTTVTTAIPAKKDDADLDAHQALNHGEKFLQWLEHCSDPSVTTMQLHTVQSLIKNLKRGSDRRNDSQNRNKLRRK